In Bacteroidales bacterium, the genomic window TTCAGAATATGGAAGAGAGTTTGGTTGTTTATCGTGACATCTTAGGATACGATAAAATAGGTTATGACATCACTCAAACTTTTGATGATTTCGCAGATTTACCCGGAGGTAAAAAACAGTTCCGTCGTATTCTATTGCAACACACTGAAGCCCGAAGAGGTCCTTTCTCCCCACTTTTGGGGTCATCTCAAATAGAGCTGGTGCAAGTTATTGATAGAGTACCACAAAAAATCTATGATGGACGAATCTGGGGCGACCCCGGTTTTATTCACATTTGCTATGATGTTCAGGGAATGAATGAAATCCGCCAACTATGTGCTTCCAAAGGTTTCCCGTTTACCGTTGACAGCAGTTCATCGTTTGATATGGGAGATGCCGCAGGACATTTCTGCTATATTCAAGCTCCAGAGGGCACTTTAATTGAATTTACCGAAGCTCACCGCGTACCTATTATGAAAAAAATAGGCTGGTTTATCGATTTGAAAAAACGTAATCCCAATAAACCATTACCACGATTTTTACTTAAAGCGATGAGTATAAATAGAATAAAAAGGGTGTAGAATAAAGCAATGTGCAATTAACAATGAACAATTAACAATTGAGTGGAAACGAAGCATACTCAGTCTCTACAGTAAAACCTGTGTATTCTGCATTCCAATTGATAATTGCTAATTGTTCATTGTTCTGAGGCTAATCGAGTTTCAATATCGCAAGGAAAGCCTTTTGTGGAACCTCCACATTACCAACCTGCCTCATTCGCTTTTTCCCTTTTTTCTGTTTCTCTAACAGTTTTCTCTTACGAGAAATATCCCCACCATAACATTTTGCGGTAACATCTTTACGAACAGCTTTCACTGTCTCACGTGCAATAATTTTAGATCCAATTGCCGCCTGTATTGCAACATCAAATTGTTGACGTGGAATAAGCTCCTTAAGTTTTTCACAAATTCTTCGACCGAAATCATACGCATTGTCAACATGTAACAGTGCTGAAAGTGCGTCAACATTCTCTCCATTTAAAAGAATATCCAGCCTGACAAGCTTGGCAGGTCGATAATCTGTAATATGAT contains:
- a CDS encoding VOC family protein, whose amino-acid sequence is MQKFTIGGIQQMGVGVPNFAESWNWYIEHFGMDVRIFDEKAVAELMLPHTDGKPRERHAALAVNMGGGGGFEIWQHTGKEPTMSLFDVQLGDLGIYVTKLKCRSIEKAYKYQQKVKTEILSSITTMPNGTKHFFVRDLNKNIFEFVEEPSCFNKTRRVPSGGVFGAIIGVQNMEESLVVYRDILGYDKIGYDITQTFDDFADLPGGKKQFRRILLQHTEARRGPFSPLLGSSQIELVQVIDRVPQKIYDGRIWGDPGFIHICYDVQGMNEIRQLCASKGFPFTVDSSSSFDMGDAAGHFCYIQAPEGTLIEFTEAHRVPIMKKIGWFIDLKKRNPNKPLPRFLLKAMSINRIKRV